A genomic window from Serinus canaria isolate serCan28SL12 chromosome 4A, serCan2020, whole genome shotgun sequence includes:
- the VAMP7 gene encoding vesicle-associated membrane protein 7 isoform X1, whose protein sequence is MAVPGSRRPRGRKRVGAGPGGAGGARECRRAAMAILFAVVARGTTILAKHAWCGGNFLEVTEQILAKIPSENNKLTYSHGNYLFHYICQDRIIYLCITDDDFERSRAFTFLNEIKKRFQTTYGSRAQTALPYAMNSEFSSVLAAQLKYHSESKGPDQVAETQAQIDELKGIMVRNIDLVAQRGEKLELLIDKTENLVDSSVTFKTTSRNLARAMCMKNLKLTIVIIIVSIVILYIILSAVCGGLAWPSCVQK, encoded by the exons ATGGCTGTTCCGGGCTCccggcggccccgcggccggAAACGCGTCGGGGCCGGGCCGGGTGGGGCCGGCGGCGCCCGGGAGTGCCG gagagcagccatgGCCATCCTGTTTGCAGTGGTGGCGAGGGGCACCACCATCCTGGCCAAGCACGCCTGGTGTGGCGGGAACTTCCTGGAGGTCACCGAGCAGATCCTGGCCAAAATCCCATCCGAGAACAACAAACTGACCTATTCCCATGGGAA TTACCTGTTCCATTACATCTGCCAGGACAGGATCATTTACCTGTGCATCACAGATGAT gactTTGAGCGCTCCCGAGCCTTCACGTTCCTGAACGAGATCAAGAAGCGGTTCCAGACCACGTACGGCTCGCGGGCACAGACTGCCCTGCCCTACGCCATGAACAGCGAGTtctcctctgtgctggctgcacagctg AAATACCACTCTGAGAGCAAGGGCCCAGACCAGGTGGCAGAGACACAAGCCCAGATCGATGAACTCAAAGGGATCATGGTCCGGAACATAG ACCTTGTGGCACAAAGAGGAgagaagctggagctgctgattGATAAAACGGAGAATCTCGTGGATTCG TCAGTCACTTTCAAAACTACCAGCAGGAACCTTGCCCGAGCCATGTGTATGAAGAACCTCAAGCTCACCATCGTCATCATCATCGTGTCCATT
- the VAMP7 gene encoding vesicle-associated membrane protein 7 isoform X2 → MAILFAVVARGTTILAKHAWCGGNFLEVTEQILAKIPSENNKLTYSHGNYLFHYICQDRIIYLCITDDDFERSRAFTFLNEIKKRFQTTYGSRAQTALPYAMNSEFSSVLAAQLKYHSESKGPDQVAETQAQIDELKGIMVRNIDLVAQRGEKLELLIDKTENLVDSSVTFKTTSRNLARAMCMKNLKLTIVIIIVSIVILYIILSAVCGGLAWPSCVQK, encoded by the exons atgGCCATCCTGTTTGCAGTGGTGGCGAGGGGCACCACCATCCTGGCCAAGCACGCCTGGTGTGGCGGGAACTTCCTGGAGGTCACCGAGCAGATCCTGGCCAAAATCCCATCCGAGAACAACAAACTGACCTATTCCCATGGGAA TTACCTGTTCCATTACATCTGCCAGGACAGGATCATTTACCTGTGCATCACAGATGAT gactTTGAGCGCTCCCGAGCCTTCACGTTCCTGAACGAGATCAAGAAGCGGTTCCAGACCACGTACGGCTCGCGGGCACAGACTGCCCTGCCCTACGCCATGAACAGCGAGTtctcctctgtgctggctgcacagctg AAATACCACTCTGAGAGCAAGGGCCCAGACCAGGTGGCAGAGACACAAGCCCAGATCGATGAACTCAAAGGGATCATGGTCCGGAACATAG ACCTTGTGGCACAAAGAGGAgagaagctggagctgctgattGATAAAACGGAGAATCTCGTGGATTCG TCAGTCACTTTCAAAACTACCAGCAGGAACCTTGCCCGAGCCATGTGTATGAAGAACCTCAAGCTCACCATCGTCATCATCATCGTGTCCATT
- the LOC103816488 gene encoding DNA-directed RNA polymerases I and III subunit RPAC2-like, giving the protein MAGSGSGPALETIQADGTDGNCVTFVLHDEDHTLGNSLRYMVMKNPDVEFCGYCITHPSESKINFRIQTRGALPAVEPFRKGLNDLMGVCQHVLNTFERSMKEFRAQKEEEMQ; this is encoded by the exons ATGGCCGGCAGCGGTAGCGGGCCCGCGCTGGAAACC ATCCAGGCGGATGGGACGGACGGGAACTGCGTCACGTTCGTGCTGCATGACGAGGATCACACCCTGGGCAACTCCCTGCGCTACATGGTCATGAAGAA ccctgacGTGGAGTTCTGTGGCTACTGCATCACACACCCCTCAGAAAGCAAGATCAACTTCAGGATCCAGACCAGAG GGGCCCTTCCTGCTGTGGAGCCATTCCGGAAAGGGCTGAATGACCTGATGGGTGTTTGCCAACATGTGCTCAACACTTTTGAG aggAGCATGAAGGAGTTCAGGGcacagaaggaggaggagatgcaGTAG